The genome window TCATTGGCATAAAATATCTCGTGATATTGAACTAACCTGCGTGTTTTCTCTCAGTTTAACATATTTTTGGCTGTTAAAAGTGGTAAGAATTCATGTGCTATTGTTGTTGGTTAATCCCTCAAGACTTCACTTGTATCATGAATGTTATGTAACTTCTATGTGGGCGGGCCATGGACTGTATAAAAATCACTGTTTGCAATTCACTGTGCAATTGTTATGATTATGAGAACATTTTTAAATCCCATGGACTTATTGTCTCCTAAATAAGTCAAGAAATAAGATTTCTTGTAGTTTCTAAAAGTTTCATTATGACCTTCAAACTTCTGTGTGACGAGAGTACCATAGACCTTGAAACATTGCGATTTGCAGACTCGAAGATGCAGAAAGTGAAATTCAGACTTTGAAGATCCGTGTGTCCCTTGTTGATGAGTATGAGAGACAGATCAGATACCTTAAGGATGATATTGCCATCCTGATGGGGCGTAAGCGGGTCTCGACCCCAATCCTGAGCGGGTAAGAAAAAAGCACCTGCGTAGACTTAGTAGTCCTACCCTCACCCTTCATCTCTCTGCTCCGTCTTTTACTCAAGACTGGTTCCTCGCTCCTTTGCATCAGACCCAACTCAAAACACccaaaaatcaacattttgaatgCAAATTGTGGTTATGTTTTTATAATGAAGGGTGTTTCTCAACCAGTTTTCTGGGCTGTGGCCAAAGGAGTCTATGGACCAGTCTACCATTTCCCCCTTGCTCAACActtcattcttttcagataaCAGTTACAAACTAATAGATAAAGCTTTCCGAGTTCGTTTCAGCACATTTTGAGTGACAATTGCAAAGTATAATCAATCAGGCTTCTTGCACAAACTCAGCAGGATAGACCAACATGGTGGTAGGATAATGGAATTTGAGAAGGAATTTGAAATAGGGAGCGGTTCCATTGAACAATCTTCATTTTGATCTTCAATTTGAGCGCATTCTGTCTATTGATCATCCTGCTGTGTCCCCTGCAGAACATTGGATATGTTTCAAAAACCCATGTATTAATTCTATAATATTCATCCCAATAATTCACTTGTAAACAGGCTTGAAGTGGCTCATGAAGACAACAAGGAGTTGCGCGGCAAACTAGGCCTGCTCGACGAATACGAGCGCCAGGTCCGTTTCCTCAAGAACGAGGTCGCGATTCTGAACGGTCGACGTAGCGCTCTTATCAGGAGTAAGCCAGAGACACCTCGTATTATTGTCTCTGATAGGTAAGCGGTAGAATGCCTTGGTTGTGTACACAATTGGCATAGTGTGTCGGTGGTAGGCATTAATCACATTGTTAACCAACTTTAAAGATTTTTCGTTTTGGATAAATCATCTTGAAAAACGAAGAGATGAGTTATTCGGTAGACCTTCTGCAGACCTTTTCTGGCTAAAGGTTTGTTTTAGGTGTGAAGTTGGACTAATGAGAGTGTTTAAGGGGTGAGAGGTTCCACCTTGAAAGATATCTTGGCCAAGAGGGGTGTCTTGGAAGCTGTCAATCAAACACCATCCGAAGACAAACTGAAACAAATAACTCCACATTTCGAAGATGAAATGATGTTTGTTTTTGCTAACATATTTTAGTTATTTACTAACTTGATCATTTATTTTTTCAGACCCTAACTGCATGGATACTAACCCATCCCGTCCATTGTGTGATTAACCCTTTTATTCAGATTTGTTGTCCTTTTCTAGGCATATCATTTAACTAGTGATGTTATCCATAGGTTATTTTGTTTACTAATTGGAGACCAGACATCCATAGACAATTCTATTGAAGTTCAATTCATCTGAATTTTCAGGGGGTTGACAGATTGTCCTGCTTTTGGATTGTCAAAGTTGAAACAAGCCTAGTATCACGCTGAAGTCTCGGGCCTATGTCCAGACTTGAACTCAAGTCAGATATCAGCATCAATATCTTGTAGGGTCCCAGGATGCAGGATGAACAGATTTTACAAGAGGAGCATTTAGTAATACTGTGGATGTCTGGCCTGTCATACGTATCGCCTCTTATCCTGATTTTTGAAGCGCTTTAATTGTTTTGTAGTTGCATGACTAATGCTTGCATGTTCATCTAGATACAGAGTAGCTCAAGACGAAGTCATATCACTTAGAGCAAAAGTCAGCAGCATACCTTCGTTAGATATGGAAATTAGTAGACTTAGACATCGTTTATCTCTCGCTGAGAATAAAAGGCCTACTGCGCTGGCTCGGTAAGAAGGCGCACTTGGCACGTGTGAAGGAGTGTTGTTTGGACACAGCACCGCTAATGTCATCAAGAATGAAGATGGTTGCTTTAACCTGCTTGCACTCGAATTTGCCTTTTCACACAATCAGTGCTGTAATTATCACGCCTAAATGTGTTTTTCACTTCACAGTCTGGATCAGGCCCAGTCCAGGATGAGATGGACGTGTCCGGTTGTTGAGAGAGATTAGGTTTAAACTGGTGTGGTCAGTGGCATAATGTCACTAACTTGTCACCAGGGCTGTCTCGGTGGCTTAAAAATCGGCCAGAGGTCTTGATATTTGCAAGTAGACCTTTTATTgctgttttattgttttaacaTTTTCCTCCTgtccatttgttttgttttaaagtATTCATGCATGTTTGTTCATATACACCCCCACTTTGTTTCATGTGAATTTGTGattctttatttttttcttgttcCTCTATCATGCTTTCAATCCTTCCTTAACACTCTTTTTCTAtttaattatatacatgtacatatccgcttatatatttttgataatcttGTCATATTTGAAGACAGTTCAGTCATATTCAGAATAGGCTATATTATTCAGTAAAAAAGCAACAATCGGGCCTACAAGACATGCACAATGAGATGTACACAGGCTATGATTGGATATGGTTTACTCATTTTCTACATTCCATTGTGAATTTGAATTAATTACCAGAATATTGTACCAGTAGTCTTTAATTATAAGACATGCAACATTTTGCTTCGGAATTAATTAGTAGCACATGCATAACTTTTTCCACCAGATATGAAATGTCAATGCTCACAATTTGTTTCCAGTGACGTTGAAGACTCGTTGGCAAGCTACCGCTACCTGCACCGCACCACCACCCCCCTGGCCGCAGATGACATCACCCAGAGAGTACGCCAACAAAGTCTGATTGCTAGGTTCAACGACATGTACACAATCGACCGTATCGAAGCAATGGCAACCCTATCTGGATTCAGTGATGACCACGAGAACAATCAACGCATTGTCTTTTCTGCTATACAGGTAATATATCATTCGAGGTGCCGCCAAAGTCTGAATACAAAATATATGAATTCCTTTCACAACTAAAAGCAACTCGCTGTTGTGGTGACATCTTTTGAGAGGGTGGCTAATTGCCTGATGTTGGACCATTGAGAACCACACATTAACATGTCAGCCTTGGAGAGTGTAATGGACATGGTTAGATCTGTGTTGCGAATAACCACAGTGGAGATATTGTGTAAGCTTCCTCATTGTATTCTAATCTCACATTACAGGAAGCCTTCCATGCAGCTAAGATATCATTCAGACAGTTCAAGATCAAAGTCCGCTCCAACCTGGCTATCACGCACAAGGGACCCGAGACTCTGGAAGAAGCCGTCCAAGACTACATCAACAAGAACACGGACCTCTATGACCTGCCTGGTTTAGTCACTGTAAGTTTGAGTTCTTCAAGCACTGATTGGCATGTCTGGGCCTGGGCCCAAAGGCAAGCTGTGGTGAACTAGCACTTCCTGGGACAATTCCTGCCTTGACACTCGGGTCAGTCAGGATCACTAATGAAACTTTCAAGACAAGTTTGGGTTTTGAGAGGGATTGCACATGTCACCATATCAGTTACCATGGACTCTTCCATTGCAGGATGTTGTTCGCGCCCTGAATCGTAACATCCACATCAGCCTTCCCGCTGGCGTCTCATACACCGTCGTCAAGCCATTCATGCGAGAGGCATGCAAGCTCGCCTGGGGCATGTCCGCCCTGGCTCATCCCCTTGATCTGTCTGTTGCCTATGGTGCTGAGCTTTATGATGATCACAAGTGAGTATGGAGGCGTGGCGCTGCGAAAAAGAGTTCAAATTCAGAACACATTAGTTTTGGTTGGTGTCATGATGGGCTCTTGAAAATTCTTGACGAATATGATTCACCGTACAGTGTTTAAATATTCGTATCCcttgttgcacttgcagatatCGCCGTGCCTATGATTCCGAGTTCACCGCTCCGCTCGTGAACCACCACGTCTGGCCGTGCCTGCTCCAGGGTACACACGTCATTACTAAAGGTGAAGCTGTCACAAGGCGAGGGGCATCTTTGGTAGGTCTTCATTGCAATCTAATTCATGTTTCATTCAATCTTTTACCAAAAGGGGGTCTTCTGATAATACCAAAATGAGAAACCTTCCTCTCACCAGTATCTGTTGTTATAGTGCTCTGTTTTCTTCTTCCAAATAGCGTGGCCTTTTAAACAATTTGGTGAGTCGGAGTATTGATTTGAAGCATGTTGACCCAAGACAAACCATCCTTGTTCACCCATTTGTCCCAAACCAAAATCATCCTTGATTGAGAATGGAAATAAGACCTCAGTTATACTGTCTAAATGAGTCCGATTAAGCCCTGCATGAACCCTTTATAAGTTGTCACTGAAAATGATAATGACTTAATGGGAGTAGCTGTAGAAGCTTTATGTTTCAATCGTACAGGAACTGTTGTATAACTAAGCATATAGCTCACGCCAAATGGATCATTGACAGCTGCACACAATGATGTAATGTGTCATGTAGCATTTCACCCCCTAACTTTCTAAAGCGTAATCATACTTGCACAATCAATAGATTATAATTATGTAATCACCGTTTTTGATATGACTTACAGCTGTACTGAACCCACCCATAGGGTGAAAGGTAGGCAGTAGACCAGCATGTCATGAGGAAAGGGAAGGTTGAGGAAAGGGGCTGTTTGGTCTGTAGATTGGAGCGGTTTGAGGGATGGGTTTACGATTAAGacacattttaattttttcactactgtttggcatgaattGGTTCGCTTAGGACCGGGATCATGATGTACTGAGCTGAGGGAGTTGTTTTCTGACGGGACCTGTCTCCAATAAAGGCTACCCTGACTTCCTCAGCATTTCCATCCCAGGTAACATCCCTGAGAGCTTTGAGAGCTAACATCCCTCAGTTCTTGTAGTCCTGTAGCCAGTAACCTGCCTCCTTAATGCTGCTGTCAATAAACCAGTGTGTGTATATCTCTAACAGACTTCGCCCAGACGCAGTAGGAGTCCAGCACGTTCTCTCACGCCCTCTCGTGCCTTGAGCCCTCGTCCCCGTAGCCGATCGCCAAGCCCAAGACGTGCCGCAAGCCCATCAGGTAATTAGAATATTCTGTGACAAGTGACTTGGAGTACGGTGAAACTCATCAGGAAGTGAATGTTGATGCACTGGTGTGTCTTTTGGAGTCATTTTTGAATGCACTTCTTAATTCTTCTTCACACAACATCTAATACCAAAAGATACAGAATCACATCAGTGTTGACAATCCATTCAAACTGTTTTCCCAAATAAGTTCTTTGAGAAGGAGAAACCTGCCAAAGCTCCTGCTGCCTACTGGAAGCTTGTCATTGTGACATTGTGACTCCAGGATCATGTCCCATATCTTGGGGAGGTTCTGATGGCCTCTGTCATAACTCACACAGATGTCCCACTTTATAGTATTTTGAATCGATAATCTGTTTAAACATGACGTGTTTCTGTCAGTTTTTGCtgacgatgaagatgaggaagaggaggagTTGATGCGTAAGTTGACGAATGAGGATCCCGCAGTTTGCATCCACTGGGAGGCGCTCAAAAAGCATTGGAACTGCATGACATTGAACAACCTGAGGTCATGTGTGGGTCTATGATTAAACCTATGTCAACACCCTTCATTTTTCTTGCATTTAAGGCTGCACATGACTTCATGGATTTTCAATGTTGACAGTGCCACCTATGGGATTTGATCAGAATGCTGGTTTCTTGTTTAATAGTTGAACAGACTTGTCAGCAATCTGTTGGGTTTATTTACATTCATTATGTTGATAGTGATTATTTGATCATTGCTTCGGTTATATTTGTTTACTTTGATTACCAACCGGAAGAGTGTCATCATATCAGTCAGTCCGCTTCCCATTTGGATCCTCAATTCTGGCTCTTATTTCCCCTCAATGCAGATGTCATATAGCTTGTCTTAGTTTCCCTAAGGAAAGtatatgatgatttttttcttttccttcttATTTCCAAACATCCTTTATATCACTTTGATTGTTAATTGAATACCATTGATAGAATATCATCGTATCCTTTTATTCCATCAGTTATGTCAGCGATGGCTGCTGTTTCAGTGTACAAGGTCATTTGTAATTATCTTGATACAGAGTTGATTTGAATGTGTAGAAATAGTAAATCAACTGTCACTGCAAATTGCTGTAAGTCATCGTAGATCCTTTTACCAAATTCTTCAAACCACCAATCATACGTAGGTTCATGAACCTGTCTTTTCTCAATCAACTTTCCCTACCAGCTGAGCAAGACTTATCATTGACTGCGCCACATAGTATGGCATCTCGCCTGGGTTCTGGACGCCCCAGTTCCCGCTCGGCCGTACCCTCAAGCTTGCGGAGCACCACGCTTCCGTCGTCACTTTTCTCTGAGTCAGACAAATCCGACGCAGGTACCAGTTTCCACTGATTCTCCTACTGCATGATGGGAAGGTACATGTAGAACCTTGGCTTGATTCAACCATAACAATGTGTATTAACTTGACCCCTGTGTGTTCGCCGACCAAACATTGTTCACAGAGCGAAGGGGTTGAGGACAATGAAATGAACTTACAAGAACTACCGTACATAATTCTCAAAGTCGCACATGAAACTGAGATGTGTTTTTACTGAAGGCCTGTTGTCACTGCAGTGTGAAACCTCAGTCACAATGCACTTCATTTCAAATCATATCGAAAATGTTTCTGTCTTTCCAATTAGTGTCTCTGAATCTTGGATCACTGAGGGTGAGGTTAATTCCCTTTCTATAACTGTCATGATTATCACAACAAATCATTTCTTGAATCTTTTCCATTTCGTCCCACATTTGAGTTCATTCCATTGTCCTCTTTTAGAAAGTAATCATGTATGTGCTTCTATATACACTGCAACTTAGACTTTGTTTATTTCTGCTTTTAGACTTATTATAAATCAAATCTATCTGTGTTGTGATGTTTTAGGGTGTCAGTTTTCAGGTGTTAAGTTTTAGGCCTCCTTTATCTGTCAGACTTCAAAATAACAAAGTCTTCACCAAGATGGGGCATGCTTCAATGCCCAGGGCTGCTCAGAGGAGATTAGTGAGCACTATATGGCCACAAAATAAGGCTTAGGTCTTTCTTTTGTGTGGAACAATAGGCTTTGGTATGTTGTTTTGTTATAGAGTTGGTTAAATCAAAATGGCGTGACCAATGACAAATCAGCAGTCTGATTTAATATACCCGGTAAAGAAATCACATTGCAGTTGACACTTTGTTCAAGTTTAAGTCAATCTGGAGGTAGCTCTATCCCTGCAAGTGACTCCCAGCAAAGATTCATGTCCAGTCACATCACAGGCCCCATCTGATCAGAAAGGCAGTCACTCAATGGAAGACTCATTTCTGTGCATGTCTTCAGAAATAATCGCATGCTGCCCAATATTCTCTTAGCCTTGTCTAGATACCATGTTGTCCTCACTGCATGACCCATTACCTATAATACCAGATCTCTTGCTGTGATATCAATAATATTATTCCAATCGTCCAGATAAGCTTTTTATTCTTCTcttaatgaaataaaaatacgGTTTTGCTGCAGAAGCATGACTCTAAGAGTGACACCTATTGACACGTTGAATGCTAATCGATACCTTCCCATGAATCACGCGCCATTGACCATTGCTATACAAGCTTCATATTGAACAATGaactacaatgaaaatgaatgcAATGGAAGTTGTACCACTGTTTTGTCAGTCTTGCAATAGATGTCGCTCTGCACTCTGCAGTATGGAGTTGGTTTCATACTATGACCATTCTTTTATATCATAGTGTCAATGTCTCACCTTTGACAGATTGGTTTCCTTGAAATCTCATAACTTTTAAAACGTTTTTTGAGTGATATTGTGGTTTTGATCCATGGAACTAACATCAATGTTTGTCTTTATTCTGGTGGTTTGAAATAACTGTCTTTCGTTCAGCTAATTGGTTTTCTCTTTGCGTGTTGTACTTGTCTTACTTACTCAAATGATTGACAAGCGTAACAGATGACGCCAAGAATTTGGTGCGATATTTACTTCTGTAACCTTCTTTTGTAAGGACTTTGTGTGATggtaatatgatgaatcatcgAAGTTCTGGACAATGCTTTTCTTATATGATGAATTAAAATCGATTCCTGATAGAACGTTGGCATTGAATCAGgatttgtatgaaaaactgTAAGAGTAAGCATTGTTGATTACATGACAGTACTCTTTCAGGAGCTTTTGATTACACCACTTAACCCATTTCTTTCAGAATTACAAGCACCACTACAAAATAGATACACAAATTGCTCTAGAGGTAAAAATGAAGTGATTTCATTTTTATGTAGCTATATCTAGATGGTACTAACTCTACAAGTATTTGCAAGGAAATGATCTGGGTTTACTTTCCTGCCAGCATTAACAGGATGTGGACTATGTAGATTGGCAGCTGTAAATGGAGCAAAATAATGTGACCATAACGTTGTTGTCACATGCCGTAATTCTGAGTAATGTCAGCTTTTATAAAAGCCAATAGGTAGCAGCACCACAGGATTCCTTCCACTGCATTTCCTCCTCTAAAATACGCTTCCTTCTCTTACATGGACACGATGTTAAACAGTAACCGCTATAACCGAGGAATATTGGCCAACTTTTCCAAATCGCAGTTTTGTGAAAATGCTACGTTCACATGTTTTAATTTAGCCTCAAAGAATCCATAACAGTGATTATCTTTTCGCGGCTCTATAATTTAGCATTTATGTGTCGATGTGAAAATGAAAGGCACtcaaatatttctgggtttctTGCCCGCAGTCTTCCATTCCCAAATCATCAATCCTCTCTTCCTCATCGTCTTCTTCCAAATATTCCGTACTTCCATCAAATATGACTCCGCTGACCATAAACTCGAGTTCAACCCCCTGGACAAAGAAGTCAAATACAGCCCTGGGCAGAATAAATCAACTGATTTAAGCTTCAGCATCATCTTGGAATCCATATCTATTCCCTCTCTATCTCCCACATCAGTATCAAGAAAGTtatttttcatcagaattttTCCTTTCAGTTCTTTTGAGATGCATCTAATTTCGATTTTTCTGCTTTCTTCAGGACTACGCTCTACCAGCCGAACCAGTCACCGCTCGCTCTCTCCCTGCAGACCCTACTCGTCCATGTCTGCTCTAAACCGTTACTGATCCGTCAGCTATGAACGCTAAAGAAAGGTGGCGCTAAATACCATCGGAACTGGGATATGGTGACAGCTCCTGACTGGCTTCACGAAACTAAATTCTGTCACATATTATTGCTACCTCTATGctaaaatgttcaaaataagAGCCGTTTGTCAAATATGATACTTTTTGAGCAGCTTTTTTTGTTCAACAAAGAACTTTTTCTTTCTTAGAATCTTTTATCGTTTTTTATGATATGAAGAAATGTATTGAATGAGAATGAAAGCGTCAATATCTAattgtacatttacatttatttatttattaacagTGTATGCATTAAAAGATTCCATCCAGTTGTATAAAACTATTTGATTCCTACATTTATATTTAAATTCATTCTGCTGATTCATTAATCTATCATGTTTATTGGTGATTTCTTACTAAATATTGGTAATGTATCCGTCCAAGTACATCAAGAATGTAGACCTATTAGGGGATTTATCTATTTGATTGGAAAATATTATATCTAAGAACCAAACCAAGGCCTATCAAGGTGCTGTAAATAGCCATACACATATTGTAAGCTTTATTTgcattgttgacatcatctgatAGTTTATCGGTGTATTCTTTGTCAAAACCATGGTAGACATTAGACGGTGTCAAGTAACAAATCGTAGTTGTTTTCTTCTAGTTACCGTCGTGATAGTTGTTATGtcaaaaatagttttatttaaGAAATTATATTTGTGATGTTATTATTCTTGCTGTACTTTAATTTAAGGGCATCTGTATTTATGTGAGATTTTAGGCAAAGCTTGTATCTAAAGATAACATAATATAGTAAGGCTGGCATAACGTTGTCATGGGtaatattaaaaaaacttcAGCTAACAATGTTTAATCATATTAATACATCGCCTTACCGAGAGCAGTATTAGAGCATGTACATTTCATATGAATGTATACTTCTGATTAATTGACACTGATACAACTGATGACTGACTGAAGTGCAGTTATTTGGTACACCTCACTGTAACAACATCTCAGAACAGGCAGCAACAGCATAACCTCACATTACTACAACCAAAATGATTGACACTTGAAGAAAATATGCCAACAtactggtttcctcctactttttTGAGTTGCAAATCGTATTCAAGtgttttatcattttgcagctgaTAACTTAACATTACTGTGAATGTAACATACATTACTGAAGCATGTTTTGAGCATGTGATGAGATTATCCCGCACTTGACCAAATAAACTATGTTTAATGTTCTGGCCTGAAATCATGGAATCCGTGGAAATCCAATAGATATTTTATCTCCCACATGAATTGTGATGTAAAATTATTCAAGATGTCCATATTGAAGTCTAACGGTCACAGATGAACTAATGTGAAATGAATCTTGTAGTTGAAGATTCtagctatacatgtattttgtaagtgttttgttttgtttaaagCTAAGTGTTTGCTATGTTGGTAGCAGATTTTTAAATGAATGGACAGTACCCAATTACTGCTGATAATTTTAGGGCTAGAAATGGTCAAGTAGAACAGGGTGAATCTGAGAAATTCTAAATTTTATAATATCATGttagtttgttttttatcatcTTTATTGGTCCAGCTAACTAGGTATTTTGATTCAAATCTCTtataattttggtgattttcgcTCTATGGCAAGTCTCCTCAAGATCTTTATCAATTCAAAATAATTCCCATTGAATTCTAGTTAGCTGAACTGTGAATGCTTCGTGGGCCATGTGAACAAATTCCCACCAGAATGCCTATGGTAGCTATTGAATGTAGCGTAGTTTTTGGTATGTAGATACAAGTCTAGTGTTCAGTATGATTTT of Lineus longissimus chromosome 9, tnLinLong1.2, whole genome shotgun sequence contains these proteins:
- the LOC135493171 gene encoding mitochondria-eating protein-like isoform X8; the encoded protein is MADLRRLVHIGAFSTLQDKLDKWSSDYYINTTDQNVARGCELVELVAKVQGQLFKILSQAASDGGLYSGASVLKYRLLPWLGQGFLATGGIIPAELLAENVAKDREINDLQDKYERSITQLEADLRITQDEADTLKADLADSKNESDRTQRASTSEKMFTDSEIRELRSKLEDAESEIQTLKIRVSLVDEYERQIRYLKDDIAILMGRKRVSTPILSGLEVAHEDNKELRGKLGLLDEYERQVRFLKNEVAILNGRRSALIRSKPETPRIIVSDSDVEDSLASYRYLHRTTTPLAADDITQRVRQQSLIARFNDMYTIDRIEAMATLSGFSDDHENNQRIVFSAIQEAFHAAKISFRQFKIKVRSNLAITHKGPETLEEAVQDYINKNTDLYDLPGLVTDVVRALNRNIHISLPAGVSYTVVKPFMREACKLAWGMSALAHPLDLSVAYGAELYDDHKYRRAYDSEFTAPLVNHHVWPCLLQGTHVITKGEAVTRRGASLTSPRRSRSPARSLTPSRALSPRPRSRSPSPRRAASPSVFADDEDEEEEELMLMSAMAAVSVYKVICNYLDTELI
- the LOC135493171 gene encoding mitochondria-eating protein-like isoform X12, with the protein product MADLRRLVHIGAFSTLQDKLDKWSSDYYINTTDQNVARGCELVELVAKVQGQLFKILSQAASDGGLYSGASVLKYRLLPWLGQGFLATGGIIPAELLAENVAKDREINDLQDKYERSITQLEADLRITQDEADTLKADLADSKNESDRTQRASTSEKMFTDSEIRELRSKLEDAESEIQTLKIRVSLVDEYERQIRYLKDDIAILMGRKRVSTPILSGLEVAHEDNKELRGKLGLLDEYERQVRFLKNEVAILNGRRSALIRSKPETPRIIVSDSDVEDSLASYRYLHRTTTPLAADDITQRVRQQSLIARFNDMYTIDRIEAMATLSGFSDDHENNQRIVFSAIQEAFHAAKISFRQFKIKVRSNLAITHKGPETLEEAVQDYINKNTDLYDLPGLVTDVVRALNRNIHISLPAGVSYTVVKPFMREACKLAWGMSALAHPLDLSVAYGAELYDDHKYRRAYDSEFTAPLVNHHVWPCLLQGTHVITKGEAVTRRGASLDYALPAEPVTARSLPADPTRPCLL
- the LOC135493171 gene encoding mitochondria-eating protein-like isoform X6, whose product is MADLRRLVHIGAFSTLQDKLDKWSSDYYINTTDQNVARGCELVELVAKVQGQLFKILSQAASDGGLYSGASVLKYRLLPWLGQGFLATGGIIPAELLAENVAKDREINDLQDKYERSITQLEADLRITQDEADTLKADLADSKNESDRTQRASTSEKMFTDSEIRELRSKLEDAESEIQTLKIRVSLVDEYERQIRYLKDDIAILMGRKRVSTPILSGDVEDSLASYRYLHRTTTPLAADDITQRVRQQSLIARFNDMYTIDRIEAMATLSGFSDDHENNQRIVFSAIQEAFHAAKISFRQFKIKVRSNLAITHKGPETLEEAVQDYINKNTDLYDLPGLVTDVVRALNRNIHISLPAGVSYTVVKPFMREACKLAWGMSALAHPLDLSVAYGAELYDDHKYRRAYDSEFTAPLVNHHVWPCLLQGTHVITKGEAVTRRGASLTSPRRSRSPARSLTPSRALSPRPRSRSPSPRRAASPSVFADDEDEEEEELMPEQDLSLTAPHSMASRLGSGRPSSRSAVPSSLRSTTLPSSLFSESDKSDAELQAPLQNRYTNCSRGLRSTSRTSHRSLSPCRPYSSMSALNRY
- the LOC135493171 gene encoding mitochondria-eating protein-like isoform X3, translating into MADLRRLVHIGAFSTLQDKLDKWSSDYYINTTDQNVARGCELVELVAKVQGQLFKILSQAASDGGLYSGASVLKYRLLPWLGQGFLATGGIIPAELLAENVAKDREINDLQDKYERSITQLEADLRITQDEADTLKADLADSKNESDRTQRASTSEKMFTDSEIRELRSKLEDAESEIQTLKIRVSLVDEYERQIRYLKDDIAILMGRKRVSTPILSGLEVAHEDNKELRGKLGLLDEYERQVRFLKNEVAILNGRRSALIRSKPETPRIIVSDSDVEDSLASYRYLHRTTTPLAADDITQRVRQQSLIARFNDMYTIDRIEAMATLSGFSDDHENNQRIVFSAIQEAFHAAKISFRQFKIKVRSNLAITHKGPETLEEAVQDYINKNTDLYDLPGLVTDVVRALNRNIHISLPAGVSYTVVKPFMREACKLAWGMSALAHPLDLSVAYGAELYDDHKYRRAYDSEFTAPLVNHHVWPCLLQGTHVITKGEAVTRRGASLTSPRRSRSPARSLTPSRALSPRPRSRSPSPRRAASPSVFADDEDEEEEELMPEQDLSLTAPHSMASRLGSGRPSSRSAVPSSLRSTTLPSSLFSESDKSDAGTSFH
- the LOC135493171 gene encoding mitochondria-eating protein-like isoform X9, with protein sequence MADLRRLVHIGAFSTLQDKLDKWSSDYYINTTDQNVARGCELVELVAKVQGQLFKILSQAASDGGLYSGASVLKYRLLPWLGQGFLATGGIIPAELLAENVAKDREINDLQDKYERSITQLEADLRITQDEADTLKADLADSKNESDRTQRASTSEKMFTDSEIRELRSKLEDAESEIQTLKIRVSLVDEYERQIRYLKDDIAILMGRKRVSTPILSGLEVAHEDNKELRGKLGLLDEYERQVRFLKNEVAILNGRRSALIRSKPETPRIIVSDSDVEDSLASYRYLHRTTTPLAADDITQRVRQQSLIARFNDMYTIDRIEAMATLSGFSDDHENNQRIVFSAIQEAFHAAKISFRQFKIKVRSNLAITHKGPETLEEAVQDYINKNTDLYDLPGLVTDVVRALNRNIHISLPAGVSYTVVKPFMREACKLAWGMSALAHPLDLSVAYGAELYDDHKYRRAYDSEFTAPLVNHHVWPCLLQGTHVITKGEAVTRRGASLTSPRRSRSPARSLTPSRALSPRPRSRSPSPRRAASPSVFADDEDEEEEELMLSLNLGSLRVRLIPFL
- the LOC135493171 gene encoding mitochondria-eating protein-like isoform X5 — translated: MADLRRLVHIGAFSTLQDKLDKWSSDYYINTTDQNVARGCELVELVAKVQGQLFKILSQAASDGGLYSGASVLKYRLLPWLGQGFLATGGIIPAELLAENVAKDREINDLQDKYERSITQLEADLRITQDEADTLKADLADSKNESDRTQRASTSEKMFTDSEIRELRSKLEDAESEIQTLKIRVSLVDEYERQIRYLKDDIAILMGRKRVSTPILSGLEVAHEDNKELRGKLGLLDEYERQVRFLKNEVAILNGRRSALIRSKPETPRIIVSDSDVEDSLASYRYLHRTTTPLAADDITQRVRQQSLIARFNDMYTIDRIEAMATLSGFSDDHENNQRIVFSAIQEAFHAAKISFRQFKIKVRSNLAITHKGPETLEEAVQDYINKNTDLYDLPGLVTDVVRALNRNIHISLPAGVSYTVVKPFMREACKLAWGMSALAHPLDLSVAYGAELYDDHKYRRAYDSEFTAPLVNHHVWPCLLQGTHVITKGEAVTRRGASLTSPRRSRSPARSLTPSRALSPRPRSRSPSPRRAASPSVFADDEDEEEEELMQLQAPLQNRYTNCSRGLRSTSRTSHRSLSPCRPYSSMSALNRY